TTTTCCTTGACCATTATGCGGAACCTATTTATGAAAATGGCATCCAATGTATGGATATGGTCAGACTATCTAAAGCATTAGTTTAGCATAGTTTATAATGGACCACTCCTTGTGACAAGTCTATTACATTAACTATACATTTGCTACTGACTGATAGAGTATTTAAGTGAGAAGTTCGTTTATAGAAAAAGATATTGATGAGTAGTCGGTAAAACAATTTTCTCGCCCGTGGAAGGAATATTAGGTGTAGTGCTATCAAACCATTAGGACGTTCTAACACTCATATTATAGAACCCCCATGTTCAAAAAGGTCCTTTTTGAACATGGGGGTTAATATTTATCACAGATAACCGTCCGTAAACGCCCACTGATTGAAGTTTCGTTTTATACGGCTGAAGAAAATATTTTATGCTGAATGGTTTTATAGACGAGTTGTGATTCGTCAGGTGTCAGTGGAACCATTGGTAAGCGAACTGACCCCACTTTTACGCCGCTCATTTCTAGTGCTGCTTTAACCGGTGCCGGACTTGGCGCAGAGAACATGACATTCATAATAGGCACCAATTCACGGTGTAGAGTTTGAGCATATATCGTGTCGCCATTTTCATAAGCAGTTATCATCGCTTTCATTTCATTACCAACAATATGAGAAGCGACTGAAATGACCCCATTACCACCGATAGCCATCACAGGTAGTGTTAAGCTGTCATCTCCACTGTATAATGAGAAGCTTTCTGGCGTTTTGGCGATAATCTCTGTCATGGCATCTAGGTTGCCACTTGCTTCTTTAATTGAGACGATATTTGAGATATCTGACAAACGTATGACAGTTTCAGGAAGCAAGTTTACAACGCTACGACCAGGAACATTGTAGAGCATAACGGGTAGTGCAGTAGATTCTGCAATCGCTTTGAAATGTAGGTACATACCTTCTTGATTTGGTTTATTGTAATACGGAGTAGCAAGCATGACACCATCGACTCCGGCTTCTTCTGCTAATTTGGTTAGCTCTATAGCGGCTCGCGTGCTGTTAGTTCCTGTACCTGCTATGACAGTCGCCTTACCAGAGACTGTTTCTACTGCAAACTTATATAGCTCTGCTTTTTCACGGATGGACAACGTCGGAGATTCGCCAGTCGTACCAGCTATGACAATACCATCAGAGCCGTTTGAGAGTAGGTGATTAATCAAGTCTTTTGTTGCTTGATAGTCAATGTTTCCTTCATGATCAAAAGGGGTTACCATTGCAGTTAAAATGTGTCCGAAATTCATGTACAACACCTCTATTCAAAAGTTTGTCCCCATAATGGGTGACACCAAGTTCCTGAATAGAGCTAAATCGCATGATGAACCGTATGACATACAAAAAGCACCAACGAGGGTCTCGTTGCTGCGTGGATAGATAACGGTCATCCAGCGTGAGATAGCCCTCCATATAGTTTGTGGTAAAACTATACGACAGTTCTGCATTTATTCAATAACAGACCCAACAACACTCGGTATGAGACGAATGCTGCTTCGGCAAGCTTCCCTTTCCACGACTTTCTTAAGAGCTCATCCTCTTCCAGCCATCTACTGATGAACGCTTGCACCTCTAAACTCACTTCAAAAAATTGAAGTAAATATGAACTTTGACTCAACTGTATCAGAAACTCTATCATTTTTCAATAAAATATGGGTGTTGATTATCGAAAATAACATTAATGTGACTATAGTATGAGTAAAAACGAGATGTTTAACTGACACACCAAGGGGAATGTCACAATTATAATAAGATTTGGAGGGGTTTTGATGACGATAAAAGCATTGTATTTTAATACTTCATTGAAAACAGGTGATGAAACGTCTAATACAAGTGGCTTAATTCAAGAATCGAGACAAATTTTGGAAGATGAAGGTGTGACAACAGAAGAGATACGTATTGCTGACTTTCATCT
The DNA window shown above is from Salipaludibacillus agaradhaerens and carries:
- the dapA gene encoding 4-hydroxy-tetrahydrodipicolinate synthase encodes the protein MNFGHILTAMVTPFDHEGNIDYQATKDLINHLLSNGSDGIVIAGTTGESPTLSIREKAELYKFAVETVSGKATVIAGTGTNSTRAAIELTKLAEEAGVDGVMLATPYYNKPNQEGMYLHFKAIAESTALPVMLYNVPGRSVVNLLPETVIRLSDISNIVSIKEASGNLDAMTEIIAKTPESFSLYSGDDSLTLPVMAIGGNGVISVASHIVGNEMKAMITAYENGDTIYAQTLHRELVPIMNVMFSAPSPAPVKAALEMSGVKVGSVRLPMVPLTPDESQLVYKTIQHKIFSSAV